A single window of Salmo salar chromosome ssa21, Ssal_v3.1, whole genome shotgun sequence DNA harbors:
- the LOC123723998 gene encoding filamin A-interacting protein 1-like, with protein MMAKLSNEDTQNRQLRQRLAALSRKLDELEGTKGAFQRAEEELKELRDRLGHGREGCATTPGLLSEVEQLRMRVVEMEGKDEELIRMGDQCRDLDRKLGRESSQSRSLKAEVDKLNGRISELDRLEEALGKSRQECSSLKGSLEKERASSKQLSGELDTLRVRVRELEAIEGQLEKSEGALRQDFAKLRTLTVVVVEERKNMAERLRQTEEKLQEKKDGKLQAESDSVSTATEKLIEESRKALRSKAELEDRIQSVAKERDALWVRLRAEEDRSVDLQSKVSAMKKRILILEVKKVELCREVKSPLLDNTNHGYQQEDNKVKELTQEVDRLRRRLMQKGVIEGELMKAEEDFESLERRCSKEQERARALAVELEESRRELSKYQLAEKKENNQEHLLLRRLQEEQVKSVLLKREVETLKEKVQRLMGTEESICRVQTDSSTLQKRLTQQEVRNRELAREMEGLTHELERYRRFSKSLRPGMTGRCFSDLHLCTKEVQTEPADTLPPDYRSLTPLTLSGKLYEEIDGEDPNQKEDRVINKCNSPPLNNIESLNHQNNNVRRFSIPSPNGKDNHHPINCKVLNGNFFQKGDVMLAHTPGKPLHIKVTPDHGLNTAMLDISSPTTDNALSYTSTAVIPTSGAPPKQRITIIPNAGISPVARTKSAPLSEGFGSPDRVLSPLTMTPVSVMSPDSSRSVSPDHTGSPIQMLTVSTGSLESAKVIGQAVFQVSPERQNGWQLQRSNSTGPSIITTEDNKIHIHLGSPYIQSFNGITQSQSGGPYHTPGRELRTPVLTNGCHVKGNSKITSSITIAPANTPVSRPSHITVSGPYD; from the coding sequence ATGATGGCCAAACTGTCCAATGAGGACACCCAGAACCGGCAGCTGCGTCAGCGGTTGGCTGCCCTCAGTCGAAAGCTGGATGAGCTGGAGGGGACCAAAGGCGCCTTCCAGAGGGCCGAGGAGGAACTGAAGGAGCTGAGGGACAGGCTCGGCCATGGGAGAGAAGGGTGCGCAACAACCCCTGGCTTGCTCTCAGAGGTGGAACAGCTGAGGATGAGGGTGGTGGAGATGGAAGGAAAGGATGAGGAGCTGATCCGAATGGGGGACCAATGCCGGGACCTGGACCGAAAACTTGGAAGGGAGTCCAGCCAGAGCCGCAGCCTGAAGGCCGAGGTGGACAAGCTGAATGGCCGAATCAGTGAGCTGGACAGACTGGAGGAGGCTCTGGGGAAAAGCAGGCAGGAGTGCAGCTCTCTGAAGGGCAGCCTGGAGAAGGAGAGGGCCAGCTCCAAGCAGCTGTCTGGAGAGCTGGATACCCTCAGGGTGCGGGTAAGGGAACTGGAAGCCATCGAGGGCCAGCTGGAAAAATCCGAGGGGGCGTTGAGACAGGACTTTGCCAAGCTGAGAACACTCACAGTGGTAGTGGTTGAAGAGAGGAAGAACATGGCTGAGCGACTCAGGCAGACAGAGGAGAAACTCCAGGAGAAGAAGGATGGGAAACTCCAGGCTGAGAGTGACAGTGTGTCAACAGCCACAGAGAAACTCATTGAGGAGAGCCGCAAGGCACTGAGGTCTAAAGCAGAGCTCGAGGACAGGATTCAGAGTGTGGCGAAAGAGCGGGACGCGCTGTGGGTGAGACTGAGGGCAGAGGAGGATAGGAGTGTGGATCTGCAAAGCAAAGTTAGCGCcatgaaaaaaaggattctgatcTTGGAGGTCAAAAAGGTGGAGTTATGTCGAGAAGTTAAGAGCCCCCTGCTGGACAACACTAACCATGGCTACCAACAggaagacaacaaagtcaaagaacTCACCCAGGAGGTAGATAGACTGAGGAGGAGACTCATGCAgaagggagtgatagagggagagctGATGAAGGCAGAGGAGGACTTTGAGTCTTTGGAGAGGAGGTGCTCCAAGGAGCAGGAGAGAGCCAGAGCTCTGGCAGTGGAGCTGGAGGAGTCCAGGAGGGAGCTCTCCAAGTACCAGCTGGCTGAGAAGAAGGAGAACAACCAGGAGCACCTCCTCCTCAGGCGACTCCAGGAGGAGCAGGTCAAGTCTGTCCTCCTCAAAAGGGAGGTGGAGACACTCAAGGAGAAGGTCCAGAGGCTGATGGGGACAGAGGAGTCCATCTGTCGGGTGCAGACGGACAGCTCCACCCTGCAGAAGAGGCTGACCCAGCAGGAGGTCAGGAACAGGGAGCTGGCCAGGGAGATGGAAGGACTGACCCATGAGCTGGAGAGGTACCGGCGATTCAGCAAGAGCCTCCGGCCAGGCATGACTGGCCGATGCTTCTCAGACCTCCACCTGTGCACCAAGGAGGTGCAGACAGAGCCCGCAGACACCCTGCCACCTGACTACAGAAGCCTGACTCCGCTGACTCTCAGCGGTAAACTGTATGAGGAGATCGATGGAGAGGACCCAAATCAAAAGGAGGATCGTGTCATCAACAAGTGCAACTCACCTCCGCTGAACAACATTGAAAGCTTGAACCACCAAAACAATAATGTGAGGCGATTCAGCATACCTTCACCCAACGGCAAGGACAATCACCATCCCATTAACTGCAAAGTGTTGAACGGTAACTTTTTCCAGAAAGGAGATGTGATGCTTGCACACACCCCAGGGAAGCCCTTACACATCAAGGTAACGCCAGACCATGGCCTCAACACGGCCATGCTGGATATCAGTAGCCCCACCACTGACAATGCCTTATCCTATACCAGCACCGCCGTCATCCCCACCAGCGGAGCCCCACCAAAACAGAGAATCACCATCATCCCAAATGCTGGCATCTCACCAGTGGCCAGAACAAAGAGTGCCCCACTATCAGAAGGGTTTGGCAGCCCAGACAGagtcctctcccctctcaccaTGACACCCGTCTCAGTCATGTCCCCAGATTCCTCCAGGTCAGTGTCGCCTGACCACACTGGCTCTCCCATCCAGATGCTAACAGTCAGCACTGGATCGCTTGAATCCGCTAAGGTCATAGGTCAAGCCGTATTCCAGGTGAGCCCGGAGAGGCAGAATGGCTGGCAGCTACAGAGGTCCAACAGCACTGGTCCGAGCATCATCACCACAGAGGACAACAAGATCCACATCCACCTTGGGAGCCCCTACATCCAGTCTTTTAATGGTATAACCCAGAGCCAGTCTGGTGGCCCGTACCACACCCCCGGGCGGGAGCTAAGGACACCAGTACTGACCAATGGCTGCCACGTCAAAGGCAACAGCAAGATCACCAGTAGCATCACCATAGCCCCTGCGAACACCCCTGTCTCACGACCCTCACACATTACAGTAAGTGGCCCTTATGATTGA